In a single window of the Megalobrama amblycephala isolate DHTTF-2021 linkage group LG3, ASM1881202v1, whole genome shotgun sequence genome:
- the LOC125264271 gene encoding C-type mannose receptor 2-like isoform X1, whose protein sequence is MEQTLYFILLLIALCSVSECVQRQYHFINVKKTWTEAQRYCRENYTDLATVDNMNDKKSVNDGRVWIGLQKTGVDKWQWSSGDPVLNLNWGSGQPEGRDYCAMMRNGQWHDFPCSTSLTFICNSSNNMNTGLVFVDKKKEWRDAQSYCRQNHIDLVSVRNQNESQQLQKFITDSHISDDVWIGLFRVRDSWQWSDQSNSSFRYWKSDEPNNAGGNENCAAIEPNTQGQWIDISCNNQFPFVCHEVLCPDKLILIKEKLTWSEALRYCRQNHVDLVSVHSEEIQREVMNVVKQASTEAVWLGLRHSCTVGLWFWVSGQTVCYQNWAIDDSENCDSAVRSGAVQSGGDQRWISRPETDQLNFICSRNYE, encoded by the exons ATGGAGCAAACTCTATATTTCATTCTTCTTCTCATTG ctctctgCTCTGTATCTGAATGTGTTCAGCGTCAGTATCACTTTATAAACGTGAAGAAGACCTGGACTGAAGCTCAGAGATACTGCAGAGAGAATTACACAGATCTGGCCACCGTTGACAACATGAACGACAAGAAGAGTGTGAATGATGGACGTGTCTGGATTGGGCTGCAGAAGACgggtgttgataaatggcagtGGTCTTCAGGTGATCCTGTGCTCAATCTGAACTGGGGATCTGGACAACCTGAAGGCAGAGATTATTGTGCTATGATGAGAAATGGACAATGGCATGATTTCCCATGTAGTACCAGCCTGACTTTCATCTGCAATTCATCTAACAACA TGAACACAGGACTCGTCTTTGTTGATAAGAAGAAGGAATGGAGAGACGCTCAGAGTTACTGCAGACAGAATCACATTGATCTGGTCAGTGTGAGGAACCAGAATGAGAGTCAACAGCTTCAGAAGTTCATCACTGATAGTCACATATCTGATGATGTCTGGATTGGTCTGTTCAGAGTCAGAGACTCATGGCAGTGGTCAGATCAGAGTAACTCCTCATTCAGATACTGGAAGTCTGATGAACCTAATAATGCTGGAGGAAATGAAAACTGTGCAGCGATCGAACCGAACACTCAGGGACAATGGATAGACATCTCTTGCAACAACCAGTTTCCTTTTGTGTGTCATGAAG TTTTGTGTCCAGATAAACTGATTCTGATCAAAGAGAAGCTGACGTGGTCTGAAGCTCTGAGATACTGCAGACAGAATCATGTGGATCTGGTCTCGGTTCATTCAGAAGAGATTCAGCGTGAGGTGATGAATGTGGTTAAACAGGCGTCTACTGAGGCGGTGTGGTTGGGTTTACGTCACTCCTGCACTGTGGGCCTCTGGTTCTGGGTGAGCGGACAGACCGTGTGCTATCAGAACTGGGCGATTGATGATTCAGAGAACTGTGATTCTGCAGTGAGATCTGGAGCAGTTCAGTCTGGAGGAGATCAGCGCTGGATCAGCCGTCCTGAAACTGACCAGCTCAACTTCATCTGCAGCAGAAATTATGAGTGA
- the LOC125264271 gene encoding C-type mannose receptor 2-like isoform X2 translates to MEQTLYFILLLIALCSVSECVQRQYHFINVKKTWTEAQRYCRENYTDLATVDNMNDKKSVNDGRVWIGLQKTGVDKWQWSSGDPVLNLNWGSGQPEGRDYCAMMRNGQWHDFPCSTSLTFICNSSNNMNTGLVFVDKKKEWRDAQSYCRQNHIDLVSVRNQNESQQLQKFITDSHISDDVWIGLFRVRDSWQWSDQSNSSFRYWKSDEPNNAGGNENCAAIEPNTQGQWIDISCNNQFPFVCHEDKLILIKEKLTWSEALRYCRQNHVDLVSVHSEEIQREVMNVVKQASTEAVWLGLRHSCTVGLWFWVSGQTVCYQNWAIDDSENCDSAVRSGAVQSGGDQRWISRPETDQLNFICSRNYE, encoded by the exons ATGGAGCAAACTCTATATTTCATTCTTCTTCTCATTG ctctctgCTCTGTATCTGAATGTGTTCAGCGTCAGTATCACTTTATAAACGTGAAGAAGACCTGGACTGAAGCTCAGAGATACTGCAGAGAGAATTACACAGATCTGGCCACCGTTGACAACATGAACGACAAGAAGAGTGTGAATGATGGACGTGTCTGGATTGGGCTGCAGAAGACgggtgttgataaatggcagtGGTCTTCAGGTGATCCTGTGCTCAATCTGAACTGGGGATCTGGACAACCTGAAGGCAGAGATTATTGTGCTATGATGAGAAATGGACAATGGCATGATTTCCCATGTAGTACCAGCCTGACTTTCATCTGCAATTCATCTAACAACA TGAACACAGGACTCGTCTTTGTTGATAAGAAGAAGGAATGGAGAGACGCTCAGAGTTACTGCAGACAGAATCACATTGATCTGGTCAGTGTGAGGAACCAGAATGAGAGTCAACAGCTTCAGAAGTTCATCACTGATAGTCACATATCTGATGATGTCTGGATTGGTCTGTTCAGAGTCAGAGACTCATGGCAGTGGTCAGATCAGAGTAACTCCTCATTCAGATACTGGAAGTCTGATGAACCTAATAATGCTGGAGGAAATGAAAACTGTGCAGCGATCGAACCGAACACTCAGGGACAATGGATAGACATCTCTTGCAACAACCAGTTTCCTTTTGTGTGTCATGAAG ATAAACTGATTCTGATCAAAGAGAAGCTGACGTGGTCTGAAGCTCTGAGATACTGCAGACAGAATCATGTGGATCTGGTCTCGGTTCATTCAGAAGAGATTCAGCGTGAGGTGATGAATGTGGTTAAACAGGCGTCTACTGAGGCGGTGTGGTTGGGTTTACGTCACTCCTGCACTGTGGGCCTCTGGTTCTGGGTGAGCGGACAGACCGTGTGCTATCAGAACTGGGCGATTGATGATTCAGAGAACTGTGATTCTGCAGTGAGATCTGGAGCAGTTCAGTCTGGAGGAGATCAGCGCTGGATCAGCCGTCCTGAAACTGACCAGCTCAACTTCATCTGCAGCAGAAATTATGAGTGA